One genomic window of Solanum dulcamara chromosome 10, daSolDulc1.2, whole genome shotgun sequence includes the following:
- the LOC129869989 gene encoding ubiquitin receptor RAD23c-like, whose translation MKIFVKTLKGSHFEIEVKPEDTVADVKKNIETVQGSDVYPAAQQMLIHQGKVLKDGTTLEENKVAENNFIVIMLTKSKSSSGEGSAASTAATAKTPQSSTTTPSSTPASTAAQVPVASPAAAASPAPAPAPAPAPAPAPAPAPASTVVPGSDVYGQAASSLVAGNNLDGAIQQILDMGGGTWDRETVVRALRAAFNNPERAVEYLYSGIPEAAEVPPVGGSPPSVQAGNQPSQPQPAAQPAPVPAGGPNADPLNLFPQGLPSVGSNTAGANTLDFLRNSQQFQALRAMVQANPQILQPMLQELGKQNPHLMRLIQEHHADFLRLINEPVEGGEGNNVLGQLAAAMPQAISVTPEEREAIERLEQMGFDHDLVLEVFFACNKNEELAANYLLDHMHEFEE comes from the exons ATGAAGATTTTCGTGAAAACACTCAAAGGCTCTCACTTTGAAATAGAAGTCAAACCTGAAGATACG GTTGCCGATGTGAAGAAGAACATAGAAACAGTTCAGGGTTCAGATGTTTATCCTGCTGCCCAGCAGATGCTTATCCACCAGGGGAAGGTACTTAAAGATGGGACAACACTAGAAGAAAATAAAGTTGCTGAAAACAACTTTATAGTAATCATGCTAACGAAG AGTAAGAGCTCATCTGGAGAAGGTTCAGCAGCGTCAACTGCAGCAACAGCTAAG ACACCACAGTCAAGTACCACTACACCTAGTTCAACTCCTGCATCTACAGCTGCTCAAGTCCCAGTTGCATC GCCTGCAGCAGCTGCCTCCCCAGCGCCAGCCCCTGCCCCAGCCCCGGCCCCAGCCCCAGCCCCAGCCCCAGCTCCTGCATCAACTGTTGT GCCGGGATCTGATGTCTATGGCCAAGCTGCTTCAAGCTTGGTTGCTGGTAACAACCTTGATGGAGCAATTCAGCAGATTCTTGACATGGGTGGTGGAACGTGGGATAGGGAGACAGTTGTTCGAGCCCTACGGGCAGCTTTTAACAATCCCGAGAGGGCTGTTGAATACTTATACTCT GGTATCCCTGAGGCGGCAGAGGTCCCTCCTGTTGGCGGAAGTCCACCAAGCGTGCAGGCAGGTAATCAACCGTCTCAGCCTCAACCTGCAGCACAACCAGCACCTGTTCCTGCAGGCGGACCGAATGCAGATCCTTTGAATCTCTTTCCTCAG GGTCTTCCCAGTGTGGGATCTAATACTGCTGGTGCGAACACCTTAGACTTTCTAAGGAACAGTCAGCAG TTCCAAGCTTTACGGGCAATGGTTCAGGCCAATCCACAAATTTTGCAG CCCATGCTTCAGGAGCTAGGCAAGCAGAATCCCCACCTAATGAGGCTTATACAGGAGCACCACGCTGATTTTCTTCGCCTTATCAATGAGCCTGTTGAAGGAGGAGAAGG aAACAACGTATTGGGCCAGCTTGCAGCAGCAATGCCACAGGCTATATCGGTAACACCCGAAGAGCGTGAAGCCATAGAACGT CTCGAGCAAATGGGCTTTGATCATGACCTTGTACTGGAGGTTTTCTTTGCCTGCAACAAAAATGAGGAGCTCGCTGCTAACTACCTCTTAGATCACATGCACGAGTTTGAAGAGTGA